Proteins found in one Campylobacter concisus genomic segment:
- a CDS encoding trimeric intracellular cation channel family protein translates to MSLILFVEYVGIASAALSGFLFAVKKECDWLGVFLSAFLTALGGGIMRDMLVGRAVYSFTHYMPVSVVIFMLIVSRVANLHIKREGLERKFVFIFADAIDVICFSIVGAMVAIEYNYNIFGVMMIAFFNGVGGGILRDILLNEIPWFLRTGLYGTISLGVGLAYFVLYHLGLTNIFFTMLLLAAGITVRMFAFYRGWKLPDL, encoded by the coding sequence ATGAGTTTAATACTTTTTGTCGAATACGTCGGTATCGCATCAGCTGCACTTAGTGGCTTTTTATTTGCAGTAAAAAAGGAGTGTGACTGGCTTGGAGTCTTTTTGTCTGCATTTTTGACTGCACTTGGTGGCGGTATCATGCGTGATATGCTTGTTGGTAGGGCGGTTTATTCATTTACACACTATATGCCGGTAAGCGTTGTCATTTTTATGTTGATTGTTTCAAGAGTGGCAAATTTACACATAAAAAGAGAAGGTTTGGAGCGAAAATTTGTATTTATCTTCGCCGATGCGATCGATGTTATTTGTTTTTCGATCGTTGGTGCGATGGTTGCCATTGAGTACAACTACAACATCTTTGGCGTCATGATGATCGCCTTTTTTAACGGCGTTGGCGGCGGTATCTTAAGAGATATTTTGCTAAACGAAATTCCATGGTTTTTACGCACCGGACTTTACGGCACGATAAGCCTTGGCGTGGGGCTTGCTTACTTTGTGCTATATCATCTAGGCCTAACCAATATATTTTTTACTATGCTCTTGCTCGCTGCTGGTATTACAGTTAGGATGTTTGCATTTTACAGAGGTTGGAAGCTACCTGATCTATGA
- a CDS encoding lipid-binding SYLF domain-containing protein — protein MKRLLIIFLAGLFFTPNLNADVIQNQKLKNAINILNAFGARNLKPNTKFEGIKAIAIIPDVTKAGAIVTGSTGKGVFIAKNDDGEWSSPFFVNYTSGSIGLQLGYSSADMIILFKNSEAYANLFNAKDTISLKAEATGGVGNEVAITSDLPEISAFAEERGKTSGAFVGVSLDVARLKINIQDTNDYYERMYDFENIYNNSPKASKYTLKFKEIISKYFL, from the coding sequence ATGAAAAGACTATTGATCATATTTCTTGCTGGTTTATTTTTCACGCCAAACTTAAATGCTGATGTGATCCAAAATCAAAAGCTAAAAAATGCAATAAATATTTTAAATGCTTTTGGTGCAAGAAATTTAAAGCCAAACACTAAATTTGAAGGCATAAAAGCGATCGCCATAATCCCTGATGTGACAAAAGCAGGCGCTATCGTTACTGGCTCAACAGGCAAAGGCGTATTTATCGCTAAAAACGATGATGGTGAATGGTCAAGCCCATTTTTTGTAAATTACACATCTGGAAGCATAGGCTTACAGCTTGGTTACAGCTCAGCTGACATGATCATATTATTTAAAAATTCAGAAGCTTATGCAAATTTATTTAATGCAAAAGATACGATCAGTCTAAAAGCAGAAGCAACTGGTGGCGTTGGTAACGAAGTAGCGATCACAAGTGATTTGCCTGAAATTTCAGCATTTGCTGAGGAGCGTGGCAAGACAAGTGGTGCTTTTGTAGGCGTTAGTCTAGATGTGGCAAGGCTTAAAATAAATATACAAGATACAAATGATTACTATGAGCGAATGTATGATTTTGAAAATATCTACAACAATAGTCCAAAAGCTAGTAAATACACTCTAAAATTTAAAGAAATAATCTCAAAATACTTCTTATAA